From the genome of Fundidesulfovibrio terrae:
GTCCTTGAGCTGCGGCTCGAAGGCGCAGGCCGACACGTCGTTGACGATGAGCGCCCCGGCTTCCAGGGATTCGTGCGCCACGCGGGCCTTGTAGGTGTCCACGGAGACGGCCGCATCCGGCTTGCTGCCCAGAACGGCCTGCACCACGGGCAAAACCCGGCGCAACTCTTCTTCTTCCGTCACGGGGTCAGCGAAAGGACGGGTGGATTCGCCACCCACGTCAATCATGGCCGCCCCGTCTTCCAACATGCGCAGGGCATGGGCGCAGGCGGCCGAAGGATCGAAGTTGCGGCCGCCGTCGGAAAAGGAATCCGGGGTGACGTTGACGATACCCATGACGAGGAAGGGGGCGGGTCCCAAAACCCGCCCCCCCTTGACTGTCCAGGTGACGCTTCCAGCGAGGGAGCCGAAGCCCAGGTCGAGAGTACCCATGGTGCTCATGCTGCGGCCCTGACGCGCGCGATTGTCACAAAAAGCCCGATCAGGAGGTTTTGCCCTCGCCGGACGGGGTCTCGCCGGTGGCTGTGGAGGATTC
Proteins encoded in this window:
- the folP gene encoding dihydropteroate synthase, with translation MSTMGTLDLGFGSLAGSVTWTVKGGRVLGPAPFLVMGIVNVTPDSFSDGGRNFDPSAACAHALRMLEDGAAMIDVGGESTRPFADPVTEEEELRRVLPVVQAVLGSKPDAAVSVDTYKARVAHESLEAGALIVNDVSACAFEPQLKDVLAQHKPGYVLMHSLGKPATMQVEPAYGDVVAEIGRFFEEKLEMLVKAGLPEDRIVLDPGIGFGKTLTHNLAIMRGLGSFLAFGRPVLMGLSNKSFLGGLLGLGVGERGPATQVATALCHRRGARIHRVHDAAGAVRALTLTEAIG